Below is a genomic region from Sebaldella sp. S0638.
GCATTATTCAAGAATACTGCAAAGCTGCCAAAAGTATACTTTCAGGAACCAAGTACAATTTTTGGAAAAAATACAATAAATCAGATAAATGCCGGAATTTATTACAGCAATATCGGCGGTATAAAGGAAATTCTCTCACAGTACAAAAAAGGACTTCAAACACCTTTTGTAATAGCAACAGGCGGTCAGGGCAAAAATATCTCGGAAGTCATTGAAGATATTGATGTTTATCTGCCTGACCTCAGTATGAACGGACTTTATACATTTGCCAAAAAGTTTTCGTAAATTATTATATACTACAGATTTTCATGGGAATATCACTTCTCTGAAAATCTGTTTTTATATTATAAAATAAATCAAAAAATGTACACAATATACTTGACCATATGTGTACATTTTCTATTATATATTAAAATCCAAATTATCCTGCAAGTCCGTTACTCTTTATATTCTTTTCCGTATCCACAAAAACATGCAGTGCATGATAAGCGAAATAATCAGGGCTGCAGGCTATAAAAAGCTCTAATTCAGGATTTCCGGCATTGTTTCTAAAGTCCAGTGATATGCTTTCAAAATACAGACTTTTTGTAAAATCTTCCTCAGTTATAGGAAAAAACACTTTTTGCCCGTCTTCCATAATATAGCATTCCTGCTCTTCATCCTCTGCTTCTTCTGCACTGCTTGCCCAATCTTCTGCAAGTGACACAGAATCATCATCTATCAGAGCTTTCTCTATCTTTACCCTGTTTTCTTCTATCCATTTTAAGTATTCAATTATTTTTTCCTCTAAAATATCAAAATATTCACCTTCAGGTTTATCTTTTGGAAAATTCAGCGCTACCGAGGTATTTTTCCCCCATAACTGAATATTTCCTTCATAAGAAAATACATCTGATATTTTGAAATCTGTTTTTTCCAATTTCATAAATAACCTTTCTTTTCTTCATATCTATTTTTTGTGAAAACATATTTTCTGAAAATCATACTTTTATTTCTCACCAAGAGTAAAAGAAAAACCTGCTTTTACATTATGATTCTCAAAATTATCATTTTTTTCATATTCATATCCTGCTTTTACTGAAAATTTTTCAGTTACCTTATAATCCACATCGGCACTTGCAGTCATAGTTCCTTTACTGTAATCCAGTTTCTCCATTTTGTAGTCATTGCTCATGTCTCTTGTTTCATGAAAAGTATCAGTAAAATTCTGCTTATATCCAATACCTGCATTCCATCTTAGTTTTCCTTCATCGTTCCCGATGTCTACACCTGCTTTTCCCACGAAACCGTTTCCGTCAGTACCTGAAATGTTATCCATTCCGTCGGTTGTTATAACACCTTCTTTTACATATACATAATCAACACCTATGTTTGGTCTGATTTTTATATTTGAGCCTATTTTCTGGTTATATCCTGCTGATATCCCTCCCTTTAATACATGGGAATTATAGCTGCTTTCCTTTGTTCCCGTCCCGAGCCAGTCGGCATTCAGCTCATGTTCATTATACCCGTATTGTACATGTGTATCTATATCAAAATTT
It encodes:
- a CDS encoding DUF2262 domain-containing protein; its protein translation is MKLEKTDFKISDVFSYEGNIQLWGKNTSVALNFPKDKPEGEYFDILEEKIIEYLKWIEENRVKIEKALIDDDSVSLAEDWASSAEEAEDEEQECYIMEDGQKVFFPITEEDFTKSLYFESISLDFRNNAGNPELELFIACSPDYFAYHALHVFVDTEKNIKSNGLAG